A region from the Solibacillus sp. FSL H8-0523 genome encodes:
- the radA gene encoding DNA repair protein RadA, with translation MAKKKSKFMCSSCGYEAAKWMGRCPGCGEWNTMNEEVEVITKGPRGAFQHSTTTTKATPIIHVEAQEETRIVTQMNEFNRVLGGGIVPGSLILIGGDPGIGKSTLLLQVSALLSNQGKRVLYISGEESVRQTKLRAERLGVKSAELYIYSETNLEFLHQTIEEVQPKFVIVDSIQTVHHPEVTSAPGSVSQVRECTAELMRIAKTKNIAIFLVGHVTKEGQIAGPRILEHMVDTVLYFEGERHHNHRILRSQKNRFGSTNEIAIFEMLQGGLKEVLNPSELFLQERSQGAPGSTIVASMEGTRPILVEIQSLVTPTSFNYPKRMATGVDQNRVQLLMAVLEKRMGMMLQAQDAYIKVAGGVKLDEPAIDLAVLTSIVSSFKDQAVNPTDCFIGEVGLTGEVRRVSRIEQRVQEAAKLGFRRAIIPTSNIGGWEFPEGIQVVGVETISDALRASFKDL, from the coding sequence ATGGCAAAAAAGAAATCGAAATTTATGTGTAGTAGCTGTGGTTATGAGGCAGCCAAATGGATGGGGCGCTGTCCAGGCTGTGGGGAATGGAACACAATGAACGAAGAAGTAGAAGTCATTACAAAAGGGCCTCGTGGGGCGTTCCAACATTCAACCACTACGACAAAAGCAACGCCAATTATTCATGTGGAAGCACAAGAAGAAACACGCATCGTCACGCAAATGAACGAGTTTAACCGCGTACTTGGTGGCGGGATTGTTCCAGGCTCACTTATATTAATTGGGGGGGACCCGGGGATTGGGAAATCGACGTTACTTCTACAAGTGTCCGCGTTGTTATCAAACCAAGGTAAGCGCGTCCTGTATATTTCAGGTGAGGAATCTGTGCGTCAAACAAAGCTACGCGCGGAACGTTTAGGAGTTAAATCAGCAGAGCTCTATATTTATTCTGAAACGAACTTAGAGTTTTTACATCAAACGATTGAGGAAGTCCAACCTAAATTCGTCATTGTCGATTCGATTCAAACAGTGCATCATCCAGAAGTAACGAGTGCACCGGGAAGTGTTTCGCAAGTACGTGAATGTACAGCAGAACTGATGCGCATTGCGAAAACGAAAAATATTGCGATTTTCTTAGTTGGTCATGTAACAAAAGAAGGCCAAATTGCCGGACCACGTATTTTAGAGCATATGGTGGATACGGTGCTGTACTTTGAAGGGGAACGTCATCATAACCATCGCATTTTACGTAGCCAAAAAAACCGATTTGGTTCGACCAATGAAATCGCGATCTTTGAAATGCTGCAAGGTGGCTTAAAGGAAGTACTCAATCCGTCTGAGCTATTTTTACAGGAGCGTTCACAAGGGGCGCCTGGTTCAACGATTGTTGCTTCGATGGAAGGAACGCGCCCGATTTTAGTTGAAATCCAGTCGCTGGTTACACCGACGAGCTTTAACTATCCAAAGCGGATGGCAACAGGGGTTGACCAAAACCGCGTGCAGTTGTTAATGGCGGTGCTTGAAAAACGTATGGGCATGATGCTCCAAGCACAAGATGCGTATATAAAGGTGGCTGGTGGGGTAAAACTAGACGAACCTGCCATTGACCTAGCGGTATTAACAAGTATTGTTTCAAGCTTTAAAGACCAAGCAGTAAACCCAACCGATTGCTTTATTGGTGAGGTAGGTTTAACTGGTGAAGTACGACGTGTCTCACGTATTGAGCAGCGAGTACAAGAAGCCGCAAAACTAGGATTCCGTCGTGCAATTATTCCGACGTCAAACATTGGTGGTTGGGAATTTCCTGAAGGGATTCAAGTAGTAGGCGTCGAAACAATTAGTGATGCGTTACGTGCATCTTTTAAAGATTTATAA